GGCATGAGGGAGGAGACATGTGGAGGGATTGAGAATGAATgggtggagagggaggatgagTGAACAGCAGACAGgtaagacagagagagtgaggctTTAATGAGCAGGTAGACTTTCACCGCAGGTCAGGACTCCCGCAGGGAAAGTTACGCTTTAAGATTCGAGTCAGCGTTGCATCAGGAACTTCTTTATCATGCTGATCTGAAAATATTATCTGCAGTCTGTCACCTTAAAAGTGAAGTGACAATGGTCCAGTCCCTAATCCCAGTGTATCACCCTGTTATCACCAGGCCTGTCTGCATTCCACTAACTACCACCAAAACCTGCATGGCCACTATGAAAATTCTGCTACATCATGACAGTCAACACATTGCGGTCATTGTTTCTAGTGAACCGTTAAGGAAACCTGTTTGGAAATTGCAAGCATGTAAGTTTGAACCCGGGTTTGAAATTTAAACCTGATATGAAGGCACAGCTGTCcaagtttcatttaatttctgttgCTCCATTACAAATTTCTCCAGGTGAAACTTTGATCACCTGGTGGAGTAAACACAGGACATGATGCATGATTCTCCGGCATGCTGCAGCTTGTACACACGTGCACACCGAGCCAGCTTCATTCACAATGATTTAACATGTTGAGCACCATTGATGTGTCAACAGGAATGATCACAAACACGGTAATTGCCACATTACAAAGACCATAATGATCATTTGGAGGCTGGCAACATCATGTCACTTTCCTCTGAAGGCATAACAACAAAGCTCCGGgtacttttgttttgtcagattaCCATTCTTTATTCCAGGAGAGCTCGTTTGGCAAAAAGGCACCAACTGAAACTGGACTGGATCTCATTTCCACCCATGTGAAGCATCTGTAAACTGCTGAATCAGAAAACTTTTACGACGTCTCTGGTTAGCTCGGATGCAGGGCGCAGGTGTTTTGCAGCACCATTTATAGGTCGTGACTAACAGGCTGGTCAGCCACAGGATAAACAGGGTTTAGGAAGACGCTATAGGAGGCCCTGATAATGGTTGCAGATGCCGTGGTCATTTAGTATTGTGGAGATAATAGCTGTTTACCGGACGGAGAGCACCATCTTTAAGTAGCGTGATAAAGACCAGTGGTTTCCACTCTGTTGATGTCTTTATAAAGAAACAATAACaccataaaaacatgattttgcGGTTTGTGTGTCTACTGTTTCCCGACACACATACCAGCACTTCTTTCACAACACTGTGTTAATTAGAGTCGGACACCACAGCAAACAATTATTACAGACGTCTCTGCTACAGTTTTGACAGTTGACAGATGCTCTTATTCAGAGTGACTTAACACAATGGAGCCCAATGATCATCATTTAAACAGAAGCATCACGTTAAATAAGCAGACTAAGATGATTTTAAGATATTCAGCATGGAGTCATCGTATAACTTTCCCTTTTTCTGGAATACAAACCTTAACTTAACCTTTAAACTCTCAATACTTTGTATTCATTtctaaatataaatgtttttttatttctcctttcGCACCTTTAGGGTGAGATTAAATAGGATTCTATGAGGCAGCATCAttgtaaaatgtctttatttctgaCTGCACAATAATATCAAATGCAAAGTTCAACATGTTGTGAGTAATATTTCTCTATAATTCAGCATTATATAGCTTCAGTGGTGagagaagtattcagatccttacAACGACCAATACCCAGTGGTgggaagtaactaagtacatgtaCTTAAGTGCTTTTCTTCAGTTCAATTATGAGATTCTacagtattttacttgagtaatttGTACTCAGACCTACTACATTTCACATGGGACATATTGTATTTTGAGCACCACTTCATTTATCTGAATCAGTAGATTTATTCTttagtattttctgtgtttggaaGCGTTTTGATCTGGATTACAGTTTGAAATAAAGTTCTGAgggtttgaacaatgtttggcCACTCAGCATGCCTTTTGTCAAACTGACATTGGGACAGTGTGGAGACCAGTTATCACGCAGCAGTCTGATGCAGTAACACAGTGCAGCCGCAGCAGACTGGCACAATGATGTGGGGGTTTGCATAAGCGGTCTTGTTATCAGTCCAGATCTGCTGTGATATCAGCAACAGCGATATCAGCATGTGGGAAAAAACAGTGTCTGTTCTTGAACTGCTGCTGATCCCAGCAGATCCCGGACTCAGATTCTTCTCAAACCTGCTGATCTGTTCACTCTTTAACATCGTGAAGGTGATATTAGTTCATCAAGGTGAATATTataataaaaagtaaatatatttGCTTTGTAGCTAACATTGCGGTACACTCTCTCTGTTTGATTTATCAACCATTATCTGGTaatttgttttagtgtttaagCACCCACCCTTCAGGCCATGAAAAAGCTTGTATAAAGCTCATTTGTAAAGACTCTAAGTCACTTTCACTGGGTGTTGAACATATGGATGCAACTTGTGCTGACTACGGTCCAACAACAAACGTTCACTTTCTCtcagatttttcacattttctcacatttccgATTTGCACAAAACGCATCcttcttttgcatttttgttttgccagtccaccactttgatccaaaCTGAAATAACTAAACAATTATTGGCTGGATTATAGTTAGCttttataaaaatattcatggtccccatGGGGAATGAAGCCTGCTGACGTTTCCTGTAGCGCCACAATTTGATTCAGACATTCATATTATCGTTCATCTAGCCAAATCATCTGGTCAAAATTTTGATTTGACCAAGCTgctaagtgcagcctcacaaagctgTTGGCATGTTTTAATCTTTATAGTATATAATAAATGTGTCCTTTcgttgcttgtgttttgtctgtgtgacgGCCTTTATCTCTGTCAATCTTGGCTATACTAGGATGTTTTCATGAGTGACAATTTCAAATGATGATCATGCCCGAATAAAGACTTGGATATTACTTTTTTCAAGTTGAGTGGAAGGTCAAattatttatgaaataaaaagcaaatgcaatATCTTAAATAAAATcatatcatttattttacaaatttGCACAATTATGGAGTAGTGGTGAACACTCATACAAGTAAACACAGCTAATAATGTGTGTAGCCTGACACACTTACCtcaaacacacgctcacacacactcgcacaggcacacacacatacacacacacacacagcgtcatGTACAGCATACACCTGATGCTCACATTAACACAGCCTCATTTACAGCACACGCACACgttacagacacacaggtaCGTACTTACAAAGcattttccctccttccttcaaGTGTAAATCAGATCAGGTTTTGTCCATCTTTcccatttcacacatttaaaatgcttccATGACTCAGTGGCTTTATTCTTGCAATCGAACAGAAAGAGGTGAAGTGTGAAACGTACACATAAAGGTGGGTGCCGTTCGGTTCTGTCCTCGTCACAGACGGACGTCGGTGTTTGCGGCTGAGGTGAAGTTTGTAGCGTCACAGTACATGAGCTCTGTTGTcgcagagagagtgagagtgagctGTACAAGCAGGGCTGCTCTCAATCCCTGGATATGTCTTTTAAAGAGGGGAAAACATGGcttacactttttaaaagcatcttttttatttcatggcAGTGATTCATGTCTAAGCTCAGGGTTTGCAGTActgattttggattttgttgGAACACTGAAAATTTGTATTTTGGAACACTGAAAGCTAACGGTAATACCTCATCAGGTGATCCATAGGCTGCTAGGTAgtacactgttttcattttttgctaaCAGGTTTTTAGCATTTGGCATTTAAAGTAGAGAGGAAGTGATACAAATTTacaaacttaaaaacaaaaaataattagaaaaaggCTTTGATTGTCTTCACGCAATTCTTTGTGTGGAGAGATCTCCATGAGTTTttgaacaaaaaacattttaatcttttttttttctactgaaTGGGGGTGAGGGGACTGAAAGGGAGGGACAGTAGTGGACGAGAAGGTGAGAGGTAGGATTGCAGATGGGTGAGGAGCGAAGAAGGCAGACAACCGTTACGTGAAATCTTGTGAAAAACATCGAGGGATCTTTAAAGTCGTCCTTCTCCGAGGCATCTCCCTAACCTCACTTTGACCTGGACTGCAGCTCCCATGGTGcatctctcctctgttgtttgtgtCGAGTGACTGGCAGGGAGTCCGTTCCTCTTTTTCAGCCCTTCTGGTTGTAGTGTCGGGTTTTTCAGAATACACTGAGTGGCACTCAAAGgttgttctctttctgttttggcGTAAAATGTGCTCCATCGAAAAGAATGTTACAGAAACCAGacaccacaaacacaggaaTGTGTAAACCACAGAAATCCACGGCACAGGTTGTACTGTAGGTGGATTTCACACCTCCACCTGTCCCTGCGTCAGATGGGCCCTGAGCTGCTGGGCTGCACTGACGATCTTCCTCTGGTGTCCCAGCAGGCTCACCCCGAGATTCTGGACATCACTGAAGGAGAGAGCAGATGAACCGCGGAGTTTAGTTCAGTACTTCAGCTTGATGTGTGCCCTCACTGATATTCTGAAGGACAGCACTGGTTTACATGTCCTTAAAAACCTGTGGTTttatgttactgcatgggctcaggaataCTCTGTAAAGCTGTTGTCActacacacagtttgtttgtgaatgCCTGCATTCTGTTTTGATTTCCGTTTGACACGGCGTCACAGCTCatttggaatcggggttgtactCAGTTTGTGAAAGTTTGCTCTTGGCATTGGAaacagatggagtttgctcagctGTCATGACAACTGCtccagaaaaatgaaaaatgaaaaatgaaccTTGAgctaagctttttttttttttgtcaatataCAAATTGTGTATACTTCACACTTGTGCTACTACTGAGTGCACTTTGCAAAGTAATGCATTTTGAGACAGTTCATACCAATATGTTCTGTAAGCTCATTTTCAAATAAACCTGAAACTTGCTTACAATAggtcaggcatgtcaaactgattccataaagggccgtgtggctgcaggttttcggtccaaccaaggaggagcacaccaggctggaatcaattaatcagcggatctcagtcttcagctgataactaagtgatcccttgatgttgattggttggcttggtgtgctcctccttggttggaatgaaaacctgcagccacacggccctttatggaatcagtttgacatgcctgcaaTAGGTAATCCATCACAGATAATATGTTAAACATGGCCAGAAGATGTTTCATTTATAAGTTatgaaaacaaacttaaatAAAGTAATAACCAATCGTTACTCACTCCATGGTGAGCATGCTGACTCTGTCTAACGTGTCCAGGTGTGCCTGATCAAACTCATCCTGATATCTCTCCATCCTCAGCGCCTTCAGCCAATCACTGACTGTTGCTACTGCCGATAAGTCTGTGGGGGTGGGGCTCAGCAGCGGCTGAGAGCAGCTTCTGTATAGgggaaaatgtcaaaaatgacaGCATGAGAATCCATAAATACGACAGATTGTTCatcacctgctgcctctgatATGTTTAGCCAGAATCTGCTGTCTCACCGCGTTGGCTCTGCCTTGAGGGAGGCGGGGTGCCTGATGAGCCGGTCCAAGGAGGACAGGAGTGAGTCGAAGGCCGGCCGGTCCCCTCGATCGGCCTGCCAGCACTGAAGCATCAGAGAGTGGAGGGCAGGGGGGCAGTTGTGTGGGGCAGGGAGACGATACTGGTCTGCTACTGCCTTcatcacctgcagagagagcgagggagaccTTAGACACAAGCAGCACAGATGGTGCGAGGATTCTGGTGTAATTGCCTTATGTAAAAGGTCACAGACCACTCACTGCTTGTAAGAGTGACTAAGAGGAAATCATGCAAATTCCAGatgtctgacattttgtcaCCATTTGAATGTGTCTGTTAAATAAACAGGGGTACATTTAAGTAGTTGTCTACAATTTTTAAGCGCTCTCCTTCAGTTGTACAGTGTTTTAAGTCTTTGCACTTTTCCTCAACTAGACTTTAAAGGAAAATAGATttagatagatacatagattTCATAAGCAGCGACTGTGTAGCTGGTGTCAACGTTTAGTGACCTGCTACGGTGGCAGGTGAGGAAAACACTTAATTTCAGACCCTTCTCATAACACATGATTCATATTGTAAAACAGCCAGTGGGGCAGATTGAAATGCACTGACCCCTGAAAAACCTTCATTTTTGTACAACAACATGCAATCTTACTGTGTGCTCTAATCCgaaattattatttcaacattGCCTGATTGATCTTTGTACACTATCCCCTTTGTGCATAAGCAAGTTAGTAAGTTGGACCACCAGagctgctgcaacattaaaacatttaatacatATAATGCAACAGTAACAACACATCTGAATTTCCATGGGTCACCAAGTCAGCGCATGAAGACGCATAAAGACGACGGATGAGGTGAGAGGAAGATAGGGAACAACAGTTGATTGCAAACAGTTGGTGCTGCCGTTCATGGTGAGTGCCTGAACCCAGAGTACACCATGGCACCCCCGGACCTTTACTTTTGTATTATGACACTATAGTAGTTAAATTTGTATTGAAGCAAAGGATTTGACTGCATTTCGATCACTACATGACCTTTTGTGCTCAGGCTACATTCTCTTATATACTCACTTCCTGATTGCTCATGTCCCAGTATGGACGCTCTCCATATGACATCACTTCCCACATAAGTATGCCGAAGCTCCAGACATCACTAGCTGAGCTGAACTTGCGATGCTGGAAGGCTTCTGGCGCCGTCCACCTCACAGGAATCTTGCTGCCCTGatggaggaagacagacagtgaaTTAGTGACTTATGTTACAGTGAAATCACAAATCAGGAGCGTTTAAACGCCACAGGAGCTAAATACGTACCAGTGAGGCTGTGTATGTAGGTATGTTGTGGTCCAGGCCCCTCATGAGTCGGGACAGGCCAAAGTCAGACACCTTACAGACCAGGTTGGAGTTGACCAACACGTTCCTAGCCGCCAGGTCCCGGTGGACAAAGTTCCTCTCAGAGAGGTAACGCATCCCAGCACCGATTCCTCTGAGCATCCCAACCAGCTGGAGGACGCTGAACTGGCCCTCGTTCTCCTGAAGGAGTCATGAGTGCAGGAGAACGGAGGGAGATTCTTTGGTTTATAGTGAAGTGAAACATGTGTGCGCTCACTAACAACATGCCGAAGATGTAAACTGCGTGTTGCCGTCTCACCCGGAGGAAGGAGTCCAGGGGCCCGTTCTCCATGAACTCAGTGATGATCCTCTCTGGGGGGCTACGAGTGATCACGCCCTCCAACTTGAGCACATTGGGGTGGTCAAATTGTCCCAGGACACCTGCTTCACTGAGGAAcatccccctctctctgtcgGACGCCCCCCAGCGTAGAGTCTTCACCGCTACCAGCACCTCCCTGCGACCCAGTGGACGGTAGCGGCCACGGGAGACCTCCCCAAACTGGGCTGGAGTAGGGAGGAGCCGGAACAGATTACACTGTGTTGGTGGTAATAATAAAACTACAATacaactgaaaagaaaatagagTCTCAGGCCCACCTGCACCAATCACCTCCTCAATCTTGACATGAGTAGGATCTATCTCACGAGCAAACTCTTTGACAGCCTCACTGGGGTCCTCATAAGTGGATGGGTCCACATAATACTTAACTCCACCTGGAATTTAAAAGTCAGTGGCTTTTTTATCACTTGATTTCccacatttaaacacacttaTTACCATGATCTTTCACTCCCGGCAGAGAGAAATTACTGTAAACTATAAaagatacacagacacaggactGCATTTCTAGGGATAAATATTCATCTATAAAACATGGAAGGTTTAATTcaatttcaaacacacatgatAAGCAACTGTCTACTTGTTTTaaggtgaaaaaaaaccctgaaaccaTAATAAAGGGTCTGTTCctaggcagaaaaaaaaatctttacttgaataaattattttacatCTATAAAACACCCATTGCTTAAAATATTTGTTAAACAAATggcatgaaatgaatgaaatgaaaaacaaacttaaatatGCACTATGCAAGTAAAGTAAATTAGCTAAAACTAAtaattaaagtaaattaaaaagtaaagtgTATTCTAACGCTCACCTCGGTTACTGATGTACCTCTGGAGTCTGTCGCTGTATGGACTCTCCCTCCTCTTACTGTCGggtaaaagcaaacaaaacacactcacgtgattaaaaaaacagttccTGTGTCTGATGATGCGAACGGATCGGTAAATTACAGTACCTGCGaaacaccaccacaaccacaatCGCTGCCACCACCAGGAGAAACGCTGCTCCACCCATCACTGACCCAACCAGCAGAGGAAGTCGATTCTGGATCTGCTGCGAATGTTCCTCTGTGGGAGAGAACGTGAGGACACCATCAGCGGCTGAAACCAATGACAAACACTTACTGTAACTGAACAGACTTCTCATGTGTTGTTACGAGTACATTCTAAAACCTGCCATCGAGCCATTATTGAAGCTGTGATTTTaaattgttgtcttttttatggttgttgtttctgtgtggacTCCAGGAAGACTAGCAACCACTAGTCACTCTTCCGAGTGAAGAgcaaagaataaagaagaaCCGATTTCACTGGTATTACAGTGAGTGAGTGTCGTACCCAGAGGCAGCGTGGTGAAGTAGATGGTGTTGCCGTAGGGGCCGTAGCCCCGCTCATTTCGAGCTCTGATCTGGAAGGCGTAGATGGAGCCAGGAATCAGGGAGTTGACGGTCACTGTGTTGGTCTCGCTGTACACACTCGCTGCACTGTCCACGTCTGAACCCTGAGGGATGCAGATGAAGGACATGTTGTTCTGACTTTTGTCATGAGTCAGTTTGGCTGGTGATGCAGCATGTTTGGGATTGACTCAGTGTACCTTGTCATAGTATCTAAGCTGGTACTCCAGGATGTCCCCGTTGGGCCTGTCTGGCTGAGGCcaagagagagtgatggagtcTGGGGCTCGGCTCAGCTggtgcatcatgggaactgTACTGGGAACTGTGGGAGGcaagcagtggtggaggaaatgTTCACATGTTTAGGGTTGAGCTAATTGCATCAATTGCATCAAGCATCATAGTGTATAACACCATCATGTGTCTGTCgcgtcctgtgagaaccactATCTCTAAGAAGTTAGCTTTTCAGAAAAACAGGCTTATTTTCAGCTTTGGGACGATGctttttccagctaatccaagagggtttttaaatggtttatttaATTCAAGAAGTAGGAGCGTTTTCTCAACTCATGAACGAGCATTTAATTCTACAAGGGCGTGAAAAAAggtaatctgaaaagtaactaataACTACATCTGTGGAGTGgaacaaaaagtacaatacttgCCAGTTAGATGGAAAACAAATATAACTGAAGTTCACCCCAAGAGAGCTGACTGATCGGTTAACCTCCATCTACAAGCACCATCACCCCACAACAATGTAACAGTGAAGTTGTGTTGAAGCGAAAGTGACCACAAGGGGGCAGTGTTATAGAACATTTAGTAGCGCACAAAAGTGGAATAGGCGTTTTTATGGAGCACCTAACAGGATTTAGTTACAGTCACTACACTGGCTGGCCAGACACGTTAAAGGGACCTTTCTGGTGTTCCTTTATTTAATCAATAAAGTCTGAGAGCAGACACAAGAAGGTTTAAAACTATTCAGGTTCTAATCAATCTTGATCAGTTTCTTGGAAAATTGTATAATGGACCACTTTTGTCTGCACAATGCCTCATTCTGCTCTCGTctactttctgtctgtctttttgtcttcccATCTCTCATTTGtccctttcttcctccacaGTGACTATAATGGGATCTGACAGGATATTGTAACCTCGAGCAACCTCCTGTCcagacagcaggagcagcaaagatggagcagagagacagagggaaagaaggagagagttAAAGGGGGAGAGAAACCccagacagacgcacacacacacgcacacacacgcacacatacacacacacacacacacatcatcagagcatcttttctctttcatctcatctttttcatcctctctgtccaGTGCTCACCTGACTGGCTTGTAGTGAAATTGATGCTTGTGTATCGCGCTGGAAAAGGGCTCAAAGCTGAGACCTCATTCATGGCTTGCACCTGTCAACACGAAGaacacacagatgtgacatTTGAAGCTTTTTTCTATTAACTTTTATgacatgcttttgtgtttgagAAACAAAGCGTGGCACATGCAGCTGTGTCGGCCAGTCAACAAACACGAGTAGATGGGGAATATCTGCCCATTATGAATAAGAAATAAGCTATGACTTAGTTGAGCTACTCCAAGCTCAATAATAAATGTTACTGTGTATTTGCTGATGTGGAGCTTATGGAATAAAAGAGCGCAGAGAACCAGCCTCTTCTGTGGATCCAAGAAGTTCCTTTAAACAACTTCCAACTGGCACCACTGGTTCAGTACAAACATTCACCAGCAACCCAGAAGTGCAGAAGAGCAGTTTCAATCAGTGGCTACTGTAAAATCAACTCTAATGGACAATTTAGACAATTTACAAGCTGGGAAGTGTTTTTGTGCCTTTAACAGACAGTTTTCCACAGTACCTGTATGAGATAAGTGACTCTGGTCAGCAGGTTGTTAAGGGTGACCTTGGTTTGTTTCAGGTTCGTCTGGGAGGGGCTGAAAGTGACGCCCTCCCCACACCAGGAGCACATCGCCGGGTTGGTGAAGGTGGCTGAGGGGCAGATGCGACACACCACCCCGTACCACACTTCGCTGCGGCCTCCCATGTCCACCGGAGGGCGCCACCTCAAGGACACCCCGCCATCACCGCTCTCGTACTCCCAGGACAGAGAGACGGGAGCAGATGGAggagctgtggaggaaacagagacacagagagaagggaAGGCTTTGACATACATAATGTAGGCGGTAGACACTTAGTGTGAAGCATCTGCTAAAAAGTTTAAGATATGAAAGAAGCTGCATGCTGGCAAAGACATTTAACCATGTAAAGTAATGGAAAGAACTTTATAAAACAAAGTTTGGCAGCGACACAATTTAAGCTGAGTGAGCAGAAACTAAAtacttcacagtttttttttttttctgcaaggGGAATTAAATGTCCATTATATTGTGCTAAAATAAGAGGATGGATTCCGGTCACTGACTGTACTTCTCGGTTCTCACAGTCTCAGTAAATGACAAATGACCAATGAGGCCCCTTGAACACCTCCCAGAGAGCCAGgcgaaaacaaacaaaccaacaaagcTCACTTGTGCAGGCAGAAGAGTTGGCATCATTCGCTGACCGATAAAAGCTGCTGcgacattcacacacactcgaTCCCTCCTGGCTGGTTCTGCTGTTGGAGGGACACACCGAGCAGGGAACAGAACCCGAGACGGACTTGAAGTAGCCCACTGGACAAGCTGCAAAGAGACACGAAGAAACACAAGGAGGCTGTGGTTCATTCTCAGTTAagaatcaaataaataaagtgatcAGTGTTGACACTGAATCAGTGGTATCCAGTACTGTGCCATGTAGGAGTCTGCAGGGTTTCAAGGCTATataacactgtctctctctgctggtttcaCTGACCACCGTAACACATcttcattcacagaaaaaaaagatcagaagagacactgaaaaacaaataaagcaaggTAAAGCTTGAGCCTGAAACAACAGAGTCAGTAAGTGTGATAAAAGTAAAACTAAAACCAAACTAAACCTGCCAGCATTTTTAAAGTGCTAGTATCAGAAGGAGAGTTTGACAGCAGTTGACAAAGCtatcttaactcaaggtccatttCAGCGCTAGCTCTGAAACCGAATCATGCAggtggagtttgctcagttgtcctGGAACTGCAGATGTAGATCATGGAAAATTTGAGGATATACTTCTCCATGACATGTTG
Above is a window of Chelmon rostratus isolate fCheRos1 chromosome 8, fCheRos1.pri, whole genome shotgun sequence DNA encoding:
- the ephb6 gene encoding ephrin type-B receptor 5; this encodes MLSPSLSLCQCHSVVEMWSVFLSLCVFLQPNSAEEVMLLDTTESTSELGWTTYPDTGWDEVSVLDDRGKLIRTFEVCNVNQNPRLQDNWLATPFLYRHSAPRVFVTLRFSVRDCASLRSPSPTCRETLTLFYKQADTQRELERTWVAEPSTGEKETREGWVKIDTIAADKSFSKVEPSSPHQYQPNRYSRINIKTRSFAPLTRNGFVLAIVDSGACVSLMGVSIFYRRCPATSLYLASYPATPSGAEPTALVPVGGTCVPHSKAQGGTPPRMHCNAEGEWMVPVGGCVCDEGYEPNLNGSACLACPVGYFKSVSGSVPCSVCPSNSRTSQEGSSVCECRSSFYRSANDANSSACTTPPSAPVSLSWEYESGDGGVSLRWRPPVDMGGRSEVWYGVVCRICPSATFTNPAMCSWCGEGVTFSPSQTNLKQTKVTLNNLLTRVTYLIQVQAMNEVSALSPFPARYTSINFTTSQSVPSTVPMMHQLSRAPDSITLSWPQPDRPNGDILEYQLRYYDKGSDVDSAASVYSETNTVTVNSLIPGSIYAFQIRARNERGYGPYGNTIYFTTLPLEEHSQQIQNRLPLLVGSVMGGAAFLLVVAAIVVVVVFRSKRRESPYSDRLQRYISNRGGVKYYVDPSTYEDPSEAVKEFAREIDPTHVKIEEVIGAAQFGEVSRGRYRPLGRREVLVAVKTLRWGASDRERGMFLSEAGVLGQFDHPNVLKLEGVITRSPPERIITEFMENGPLDSFLRENEGQFSVLQLVGMLRGIGAGMRYLSERNFVHRDLAARNVLVNSNLVCKVSDFGLSRLMRGLDHNIPTYTASLGSKIPVRWTAPEAFQHRKFSSASDVWSFGILMWEVMSYGERPYWDMSNQEVMKAVADQYRLPAPHNCPPALHSLMLQCWQADRGDRPAFDSLLSSLDRLIRHPASLKAEPTRSCSQPLLSPTPTDLSAVATVSDWLKALRMERYQDEFDQAHLDTLDRVSMLTMDDVQNLGVSLLGHQRKIVSAAQQLRAHLTQGQVEV